In one window of Thalassophryne amazonica chromosome 9, fThaAma1.1, whole genome shotgun sequence DNA:
- the LOC117517986 gene encoding paraneoplastic antigen Ma1 homolog, with protein sequence MANTLVDKLKKWCRVEGLDEGHALLTVVPENTEIAVIEETMQTIKCLGRVRGRTFGDTEKEMLVLCECREPVSAERVPPEVAAPEALAAWPIITAFDKSSLQDDFNLKLIALLQAEGKTMNDVQALFADSQPTPSPEESLIRAVTNLIDKTNKPAAESEGYRCLRVFSGILPTPAGEEQFDHWLEQAYLMVEESDGSDKDKRRRIMESLKGPALEVIKAIRLSDPDITPIKCLEALESAFGLAESGDDLYFSFRLLQQQPGEKLSDFLRRLERTLTKVIQ encoded by the coding sequence ATGGCCAACACCTTAGTTGACAAGCTGAAGAAGTGGTGTCGTGTAGAGGGGCTCGATGAGGGCCATGCCCTGCTGACAGTTGTCCCTGAAAACACAGAGATAGCAGTCATCGAAGAGACAATGCAAACCATTAAGTGTCTTGGTCGAGTCAGAGGAAGGACTTTTGGTGACACTGAAAAGGAAATGCTCGTGCTTTGTGAATGCCGAGAGCCAGTCTCTGCAGAACGTGTCCCACCAGAAGTGGCAGCACCAGAAGCCTTGGCAGCCTGGCCAATTATCACTGCATTTGATAAGTCCAGTCTTCAGGATGACTTTAACCTTAAACTGATCGCTCTCTTACAGGCAGAGGGAAAAACCATGAATGATGTACAAGCTCTGTTTGCTGATTCACAACCTACCCCCTCTCCAGAAGAGTCCCTCATTCGTGCTGTGACTAACCTAATAGACAAGACAAACAAACCTGCTGCAGAGAGTGAAGGGTATCGCTGTCTGCGTGTCTTCTCAGGTATTTTACCTACTCCGGCTGGAGAGGAACAATTTGACCATTGGCTAGAGCAAGCTTACCTGATGGTTGAGGAAAGTGATGGCTCTGACAAAGACAAAAGAAGAAGGATAATGGAGAGTTTAAAGGGACCAGCTCTGGAAGTGATCAAAGCAATACGCCTGTCAGATCCTGATATTACACCAATAAAGTGCTTAGAAGCCCTCGAAAGTGCTTTTGGACTAGCTGAGTCTGGTGATGACTTGTATTTCTCTTTTAGACTCTTACAGCAACAACCTGGGGAAAAGCTTTCAGACTTCCTCAGAAGGCTTGAGCGTACACTGACCAAAGTCATACAATGA